aggctctgttcacctctgcattggggtcccgttctgacgttccgtctgagctttccgtcagaactggaccctgaacagagacaaactgataacagaggtttccgtttccatcaacattgatttcaatggtgacagatctggtgcccgtggtttccatttgtctctgttgtgcaccggacccgtcggtttgccggaagcaatagtgtagtgGACTATACAGAgattgctttattttattttttttaatttatttagttCATCTTCTTACCCCCTCCTTTTTAACATATAGAGCTATGCTGGTAATCTAGTTTTAAGTTTTGTTTGAGCTCCCAATTTATACTCCCATCTTTTATATCGTGCAAAAAGTTTCCCTATAGTATTCTATAGAtactacctgatgcccatgtgtcATGTAGATGCAAAAATTAGTAAGCTGCATCctcaatataatttttattttatatttttaatgattcattttttttattttatttatagttttcaatttagttttgttttcttaattttttacCTCATCAATACCCACTTTAACTTGTTAAATTTGATTAGAACTCCTGTTCAGTGTAGGCAAGGCGTGACCTAAGTTATGTGACCAGCGTGACACTAATTATACAGATGTCTGGTATCTTGGGCCCTGGCCTCTTCCATTGCGATCTGCAGGACAGCTTGAATTAAAACTTGGTCTGCTGATAAGGCTTCCAAGCAATCCCTGGCTGTTCCCCTTTTCTGGATCCTGTCACTTTGGAACTAGATTGGAAAAAAAACTCAGAGGCTACTGGTGGCAATAGCATCCACCTACCTCAAAACAGGGTTAAGTGGGCCACTCCTGTCATAAAGGTGGGTACTCATTTCTTGTCCTTTTCGTGGTTTCTCCAACACTGTCCTCCAGACCACAGTCTAACCTTGATCAGAAGACAAAACCCTTAAGGCTTGCACCTCctggcgaccccccccccccccaacctcaatCCGCAAAGACCGGAGCTGTTAAGCCTACTTCCGCCTAAATGTGCACCCCTGCTCGATTCAGTTCGAGTGGGGGGCAGGCTTCTCCATTTCAAGGACGTCTGGCTCTCACACATTTCGGACGCCTATGTTCATGAAGTAGTATCCTCTGAATACAAAATAGTTACAAGCCTTACTCCCgagctgtgttgttttttttaaatccgctgTACCCCTGTggccaccttcttcttcttctttttttttttttttttttggcccatCCAGGAGTTTAAGAGTTTCACTACATATGTCGGGTTCTGTCATATGGAATCCCTTCGACCTGTCATCGCTTCCAAATGGAGACTTTCTCTCAACAGTGGACATCAAGGACACATATGTGCATGTTCTGATTTGCCAGATTCGCCAGTGCTTCCTGTGCTTTGCAGTGCTGTCCCATCATTACCAATTTGTGTCGCCTTCCTTCGGCTTGGCCACATCTCCGAAAGCCTTTACGAAGTATCTATTGGTCGTGATGGTACTCTTCTGGACCAGGGGAGTGTCTGTGACCCCATACCTGGATGACATTTTGATAAATTCCCCCTCCAGAAAGGACAAACAGACTGCATTCCGAAAACAGACGCAGGGCGTCCAGAATGATCTGGTTTGATTTTCAGCCAAATCTTGCCTTATTCCTTTCCCAGCAAATCATATTCCTTGGTGTGGCCTTTGACACTTTGTCTGTGATAGTCGTTCTGGAAGAAATAAGACTACCGGTCCTTCAGGATGGGATTTGCTTGTTACGGACAGCTGCTCcgacttcactctgcctctgcaagAGTGTTTTTGGAACCATGGTGGCCTCGTTGGAGACCATTCTCTTTGCACAGTTTCACactggtgagtttgctggccaatcaagcacagtgatactttggttattaaaccaggtattggtagtttTGGCTATGTGGGCAAgtgtctccataaagcttgtccgcagagggaagcatgtagagctggaaaatttcctggtagacggctgcgctgactctggacttgctataacacagtggaccaacaccagcagatgacatggctccccaaaccatcacggactgtggaaacttccCACTGgaacgcaagcaacttggattgatgtctctccgctcttcctccagactctgggaccttgatttccaaatgaaattaaaaatttactgtcatctgaaaacaggactttggaccactgagcaacagtgttggcctactgtgttatatcaagtccagagtcaacacaaccgtctaccaggacattttagagcaattcatgcttccctctgctgacaagctttatggagatgctgatttcattttccggcaggacttggcacctgcccacactgccaaaagtaccaatacctggtttattgaCCACAGTATCacggtgcttgattggccagcaaactcgcctgacctaaacctcatagagaatatatggggtattgtcaagaggaagatgagggacaccagaccaaacaatgcagatgagctgatggctcaaagcaacctgggcttccataacacctcagcagtgccacgggCTGATCGCCTCCGTGCAACGCCGCATTGAtgaagtaattcatgcaaaagaagccccgaccaagtattgaggacatatactgtacatacttttcagtaggccaacatttctgtattaaaaataatttttgaaattgggcttatataaaagtctaattttctgagacacaaaattttgggttttcattaactgtcagCCAtaattaacattaaaaaaaaaatgctggaaattgagcactctgtgtgtaatgaatctatataatatgagtttcactttttaaaatcaaaatactgatgtaaattaactctttgatattctaattcattgagaaggactagttgtttttgtgtttattttatatccttgcatttatacttttatttttattttatttattttttaagtggAATGATGGggaagaatttatttttattgagatcAATATTCTACTGTATAAGCCATTATgatctttttataattttttttaaacatcgcATACGTTATAGAGGGTGATAAACTCAGGATTATGGAGTGAACAAGTAACTGGAAATGGTGTTTTGAAAACAGTCGTACACACTTGCGATTGActtctaaggcccagttcacactgagttttttttacatgtttttttgacgcggaaaacgcgccaaaagagtccgaaaatgcctccaattgctttcaatgggagccGGAGGCTGTTTTTTCTTGCGAGCAGAAAAAATCCCTCGCGGGAAAAAAGtgatatgccctatcttcggacgttttacgtctctgacctcccattgatatcaacaatgggaggcagagaaagcgtgtttcgtggcatttttgcccgtggcgctcaatgggcgtgagcgaaaaacgtggcaaacggcttgcaggcagatcaaaatctgccttaaaattcaaaaaactctgtgtgaacatagcctaataggtgtttttccaaatatttttacatttgtatCCCGTGGAGCAGCTAGTTTAATAGGAGTGAACTTGGCATGTCACATATGCCCTGAAAGAAGCCGGAAAGGCAAAACCCTGGGTCGCCCTGGTTACTTGGCGTGCAGCATGCTTCTACATTTTTGATAtgctttgttttatattttaaccTTGTTTGCATATTTAAAGCCATTCCAATTTGAAACCACGTTCCAGCAGTGCTGCTCTATATACCCTTGATCTCCTATAAGGTCTTATTACATTTCTTTGGGAGTGAAGATTGTGTGGAACTAAAAGTTCCATTGGAGCCATATAGAGCAATGTATTACCCTGATCGGAACAACGGTTATCTGAGGAGACTGGATGGTTTTCTGCTAACACAGCCTGTCAGAGCGGTAATTCTAATTATCTGTTTTTATGTCTATAGAGAGTCCATTTAAAATGTAACCCCTATATCATACATTTTCTggtggtttttttctttttattttcgtGTGGAAACATTCAATAAGCTGCTTATAGTTTTATATGGACGGTATCTGCCGAAGATTAGAAAAATGTGTATTGGTAATCCTAATCTTGGTTTGGCTTCACACattcttaattaaaaaaaaaaaataacctggacagtttcttttctttttttcaaattaACTATTTACATGCTAAATAGGCTTGGCCTGCAAGAAGATAAATATTTTGATTTTGTATACATGATGACCTgtaagtttgtgtttttttttgattgTTGTTTTTTACTGTTTGCATCTTTCTGTACCAACATGCTTATCCCCTTTTTGAGTGGTACAAAGATGGAGCACTAATCTTGGGATAGTTGATGAGTAGGTAGAAAAAGTTGCAAAGGATATTAATTGTATATGTTATGGTAGGCCCTACAATATATGTACATTCTTTGTTTTTCAGGAGTTTAGTGCCTATGTTCAACAGATAAAATACGGGATTGCTAGAATTGAAGCTGCCCTACCAAGAGTCTATGAATTGGCAGCTGGTGGCACGGCAGTTGGAACTGGTTTAAATACTAGAATTGGATTTGCTGAAAAAGTTGCTGCCAAAGTTTCCGAATATACAGGTAAtacttgaatttttattttttttaattatttttttgggctgGGTTTTTTATGTTGAGAATTTGACATTTTACTATTAAAATAGATACCTTTTTTAATCATGGCACAACCTCTGCATAAGCAGCTGGGCGTTGCGTAGACATAATGCTCATCGCGCGggcgcaatggctgtaatacgtaTCTGCAGCCCTGCtcgagcggcggagatgagagaaacatctttgccgttaaccccttgaatgccacaTTCAAACGAAAATGAGAAGTAGGGGACCCCTACCTTTGATCGCataacagggaatccctgtgatgcaatcGAGTGACAAGACCTTTTATGGCCAGACTacccagggtctgttgaaggaccccagggctgtctgactgtATTTCCTATTTTTAAGACATGCTTAGTTATGCCCTATCCGTAGACTGGCTAATCTACTggcgtagaaaaataaaacaaaaacaccaaaatgaaaCATTCCcctatggggtaaaaaaaataaaaaaaaaaaaatatgtgcacataagtacacattttttacaattaataaactttGTACAATTAGAAGttccaaaacataaaatatacatatatttggtatcgccagaaccGTAGCAACCTATACAACAAATTTATAACACAATTTTATGATTTTTGGTGtatgctgtgaaaaaaaaaaaaaaaaactgcagtggaACTGCATATTTAAGTAAGAAACACACAGGAGTTGAACTCTCCtctctcctgctcatcctcttACTGGGTGTGAGCTGCAGGCTCTTCCTCTCCTTGAGTAATATAGGGCTGGGCTCACCCTCTAAAAAGACATGTAATGGaagcatttgtaaagcttctTCTAGAGAGGAAGCAGGGCAACAGAAGGATCTGACTATACAAGCTATGACCGGGAGGGATAGGAGCTGCAGCAGAAAGGACATGTCCCCTGACCTGACAGACTGCTCTAATTGCTGTGCTATATTTTCTTCAATCAATGGGGAGATCTCTAGAAATAACTTTTTACCGTTATTTTTGAAGATTAGCTCATATCGGCCAAACCAGAGACTCCTCCCACAGCAAAAGAGAAACCATCTTTACAGAGATGGAGTCTCTCTTTCTGCTGGAGGGGTCTCTGTTTTTTTTAGTTGATAAGAGGTAATTTGAATTCTTCTTCCCCAAGAAGCGTTACCTGTAAATAAGTATCCATACACCCGCTGGATCTCTTTAATTAGAGATTATTACCCCCACCACCCGAATTACCATATTTTTAGTGTGGGCCATTTAAATATTTGTAAAAAGTTACAATGTCCCCACCTTAGAGCTATCTCAACTTTTCCTTATAACAGAGGTACTCCTTGTCTCAACAGTTTTGTTGCTGGAAGTACACCCAGACCCTTGTCTACTGGTGATTCGGACAGTTTTATTATCTGTAGGACATATGAAACATACAGATTATATTGTACTCCGATGCAtaatttaaaattttattttctttgAATTTTGATAACCTGGTGGATTCCCAAACATTGTGCGTCAGATTGAACTATTACTGTTTAacatttaggctacatgcacacgaccattgttttagtctgtctgtctgtctgtgtgtgtgtgttcgtgtgtgttcagtttttttttttttctggatagcacactgacccatttatttctatgcacACTACCGCGTTTTTCATGGCTCCGTGTGGGGGTTGTTGGAAAGGGCCGCAAAACCCAGAGCAGGTTTtgcccattcaagtctatggcgaCATGAAAACCGTGAATGGCACATGAAAACCATCCGTGATTTGCGAATGAGTTGCTAGTCGTCGATGAATTCCCCATTCAGCAAATTTCAGAGGTCTATACACTACACAGAAGTGCCTCCTAGAAACTGCAGTGACCTCATCCAGGAGCAAATTCATGTCACGGCCAATGGATGTGGAGCACCTCCTCACACTGGTAGAGAATCGTCCCATCGTTTGAGACAAGCGGCGGGACGAATATCAGGACTTGATCCATAAGGATCGCTCATGGGAGGAGGTCACAAAAGAACTGCTCCCGCAGGAGTAGGTTACACGGATTCACTGCGCAGTAGAACAAGCTTGGTAAGTTTCGCCATTGATGTCACTAAATTGATATTTAAGTAATTgccccccttttttatttttattttatttttttgtgtatttatttctAAGACTGTCAAGACACGATTTAACTCATATTGTGACCAAGAACTCTCAGAGAAGGGAAAAAGCAGCGACAGACGCTTCACCAAGCCACCGTGTGTTTACACGCAGAAGCTGCGGTTTCTCCGTGATGTCATGGATGTAGGCCAGTAAGTTTGTGTATTGCTTAGTTTTGTATTTAGTGTTCAGTATTTGTTGCACTATGGTACATAGCATATTTCCATACAGGCATTTTTAACCTGTCCAgtacagttgtttgtttttttagggcCTACTGCTGTAATGGGGCTATAATAGGTGCCACATACAACAATGGTACATGGCATATTGTCTTTCCATATGGTCATTTTTAACTTGTTGAATACTATTTTTTTGAGTGCCTACTGACTTGATGGGGCTATGCTAGATGCAATGAACACCCATGGTACATAGCATATTTTAATATATACTGAAATTAATTGAAGATCATACAGTATGTATTCAAGACCGTTTTAAAGctgaattattaatttttttttcctcttcacaCCAACATCACAGGACAATCTGGAGGAGCCAGGGGAATACTCTGATGAGACTCAACTGGACTCTAGGCCTGCGGAAACTAGATCTCCAGCCAATCCTATTTCCTTGCCTAGCAATATGGAAGAAGTCTCCACCTCCTCGGGCACTTCTGCAGAGGTGTACCTCCCTGCCCATTCCGGTGTGTCTGCTCTGTCGGGTGTTGTTGAAGTCTTTGCCTCCGACAGTGATCCACAGGAGCTATAGCAAGCAGTGGCGTTTTTTCACTACAGGGCAGGGGGGCCAGCTCCATCAGGGTCATTCACCTCCACCCAAGCGGGCATCTGTATTTAGGCAGTCTGAGAGCCCCATTCCTCTTTTTTCCCAGGACAGGTCTTTTACGTGCACTTACTCATGTACCAACCCCATCCTTTTCCAGGGCAGCTTACCCTGGGTCCTACTTTCATCAGTACCGAAGACTGGGTAGGACGTGGGGAGGGAAATAGCGGTGCACCACCAGTCCCACTCAGGAGCTCTTTGATTTGTAtcgttatttttttgttttttttccattttattctTGTTTAGTTTGGCGTTACATAAATCTTTTAATAACAGTTTATTATGTTTGTTTTATTTCCCATCATCTTGATTGTTGTGTTGAGAATGAGGGGTAAATTTAACATTACAGTAAAagggcaagtagatgagattttacaaatttcatccacatgctgAAGTGTGTTTGATGTGAGTGTACATGTGCTGTATGTTTAAAGCCAGTTAGGTcctcgtgtgtgtgtgcataAGCCACacgaatatatatatgtgtgtggctTATGCCTGAAAAACAAAGagaacacacacttttttttttgttcaatttttagcaactttgcaaacttttttttttttgtcacttttttttctttaacactttATTATGATTGTCTTAAAAATGTATAATGAGAGATTACAGATTTCTGCCCacagtaaaagtttaaaaaaaataaaacctaaaaaaaataaaatattaaaagcctACGTCAAGAGTTCTCATTCCCTTGCGAGTCCctgcactaaactaactaaagaaACTAAAAACAGTCCTGAACCAAATTGTCTGCCACCGTGGATAGCATCGAACTGCCATGGAAACGCTCCCGCAGGTGACCTAATTTAGTCGAAGTAGCGTTCCTAGATGGACATTCCTGATGCTACAGGTCTCTAATGGTGGGTCTAATCATGAGGAATGGCTGATTGCATTACGTGCTGTTCCAGATCAACATCCATTGCAGTATCATGAATCCGAAGATAGTTGTGGAGGATCATACTGGCTTCAATAACCACCTTTACATTATCTGAAATACTCTAAAGGGAGGTATGGAATACCCGCCACTTGCTGCAGAGACTCCCAAAAGCACACTCAACATAAGGTCTCGTGTAGGTGAGGCGGTAGTTTAAAGATGTGCCTCCGGTCATTCAAAAACCGCCGAGGGAATGGGGTGGGGGgtgtaaatccgaaaccttcatcTGCCACAAATGACACCAGCATTGCAATGCGGACCGTGTTTGCGGACATTCGAAATGGATGCTGATGAGACACGGACCACAAAAAGGACAACTGATTGTATTTTGCGACCTGTAAACAAACTGTTGTGTGCGTGCAGCCTAAATGTACTGTTACACGgaccgacatgggccgtgtaaactagcaccgatcaacgagacagctcgtttgctcctatcacacggagcaatgattggatatgtagAGGGACGAGCGCTagttactacgattgctcgtccccatacgttcccatgatgtctgcagcacatcttactgattgcacagggagatgtgctgccataaACTATTATTTTTAATTCCGTattaaagagcagatcagccaatgaaagtgcgtttgctcattcatcggctgatcgttgccctgatcgTTTGTATGAACacttgtttgcctgatcattgtctcgtgtaatagggcctttagacagcgtaaacttagaccaggcagtcagaagaagctgagaattttcacatttttttttaaagattttaaaAAGCGATTACAGGAAGGAAGAGTAGGGTAAGGAATATAACTATTTCAGGTAGTCTACGGGACACAGGTTGCACGGCCAGAAATCACGGTCATGGCAAAAGTCGCCGTGAAGCCACAGCCTATAACTacgctatatatcaatatatatgagagagatcGATATTATAGATAACCGTAATCTTCAATTGTGTgacaccca
This genomic stretch from Rhinoderma darwinii isolate aRhiDar2 chromosome 4, aRhiDar2.hap1, whole genome shotgun sequence harbors:
- the LOC142759896 gene encoding uncharacterized protein LOC142759896 is translated as MGGGHKRTAPAGVGYTDSLRSRTSLTVKTRFNSYCDQELSEKGKSSDRRFTKPPCVYTQKLRFLRDVMDVGQTIWRSQGNTLMRLNWTLGLRKLDLQPILFPCLAIWKKSPPPRALLQRCTSLPIPVCLLCRVLLKSLPPTVIHRSYSKQWRFFTTGQGGQLHQGHSPPPKRASVFRQSESPIPLFSQDRSFTCTYSCTNPILFQGSLPWVLLSSVPKTG